The Oryzias melastigma strain HK-1 linkage group LG20, ASM292280v2, whole genome shotgun sequence genome includes the window tgacccacgacctaaggtgtgttttggatttttggccccttgtgtgattgagtttgacacccctgcactaaCAATTGTGGGCTCAACAATACTAGATGTTAGCAGACAAACTAGCGCATAAGGATTTGAATTAACCAGTTTTTATAACAGCCAAGGGGGAGAGGAGATGGGATAGAAGTAACAGACACCTGCAGAAAAAGCCAGAGGGGCTTGCCAAAccatgacagatttttttgtgatttctgtGTATAATTGTACTAGTACGTTTTCAGTTTGTCTGTGTTTTAGTACTATATGTAGAATTTATCTAAACAGCCTGTGTCTTTATAGTAGTGTGAGGGTGAAAGCCTTATTTTATGGCTCTTTGTGGAGATCTTTGCAGAATTTATCTCAACTTTTGCTACATCAACATAAAGACAGAGACAGTCAGAGGAAAAACACCAAGTTCCTGCAAAAGTAGGAAGACAGACgatctaaaactaaaaataagtgTGAAAATAGACTTTCATGTAAttcactgcattttttttgtttcaataccAAAAGACTATGCacaatgtttgacattttcatttctatttttaaaagatcaagACCGAGTCTCCAAAGTACCATCAACAAAATGACCTTCTATCTTCTCACAATATAAACACAAAGAACTGTCTTCTGCTTGGAATCTTGTCATGTTCTGAACTCCTTAATCTTGGTAAAGACATGTCAgtgtgaatgaaaacaaaggcaGACAAGTAATCTCAgaataaaaattttattttggcaaaaaaatatacagCTGATCTGCTCCTTCACCATTGGACCTGAAAGACACAAGCAACAAATGCCTTTAAATATTGCTGTtgtaaagaaacttaaaaaaataaataaataaataaacacccGACCTGTTAATAAGGCATTCTCCACTGTTGTTGGCTCTGGGGTACCTGTTGTGGTTCTTTTAACCGATCACCTATTTTGCAAAACCACATGTAAAAGTCTGACATAGGTTCCTGGTATGACGTCCTGTCGAAGCTCATAGACTGGGAGGCCTGAGGCATCTGGAAGGAAGGCATGAAGTCCATGTCTTTGTATGGGGGTCCTGCTGGAGTGTCGTCAGACTGCAAGGGCAAAGGTCTTGGCATGGGACCTACAGGGCCCCTATTGGGGTATTTTGGCTCCATAGGGAAAGGGTTTTGGTTCCTTTGACCTACTGGACCCCCAATTGGATACAATGGCTCCACAGGCATAGGTTTCATGGGACCAACAGGGCCCCCAATGGGGTATTTGGGCTCCACAGGCATAGGCATAGGTTTCATGGGACCAACAGGGCCCCCAATTGGGTAATTGGGCTCCACGGGCATAGGcattggtttcatctgacctaTTGGTCCACCAATTGGATATTTGGGCTCCACAGGCATTGGCATTGGTTTCATGGGACCTACAGGACCCCCAATTGGGTATTTGGGCTCCATTGGAAAAGGGTTTGGCCTCATGGGACTTACAGGTCCCCCAATAGGGTATTTGGGCTCCACGGGCATGGGCATAGGCATTGGTTTCATCTGATCTACTGGTCCCCCAATAGGGTATTTGGGCTCCACCGGCATAGGCATTGGGTTCATGGGTCTCGATGGATTTTCAAAAAGATAATTGGGCAAAGCGAAGGGTTTCGTGGGACCTCCTGGCGCCTGAAAGAAGATTTTTGGGTTGGTGTTCATAAGGAGTTGTTTCATGGAACTGACTGGGATCTTGATTTGGAAGTTTGACTCGACGGTTGGCTCTGCAGAGTTCCCCGATGGAAAGTTGCCATCCCCAGATGGTTTAGCTGGATCTGTCAAGCCTCCAATTTGGAATTTTTGCCTCACAGGGAATCGTTTTAGGTGATCAAATAAATACTCAGTGAGGTGGTCTAGTTGAATGGGAAGTTTTTCAGAGTCGTCTACTTCTTCTTCTCTATAAGTTTCATCTTCAGTTTCAGTTTCCTTGGCTGTATGTTTGGGAAATAGAGATGGATAGAGTACTTAAGTAAACATACACAAAATAATACCTttgagatttgatttgatttgattaaactTACCAATTACTCTGTTTCTCCCGACGGCCACCAAGGACAACAGCAACAATCTGGAAAAATAACATCTTTATTGTctaaaaaaggtaaatgtgTAGACGGGCTGATACCCGTATAacctaaaatcaaacaaactggTAGACGTCTTGAAAGCTTACCCAAAGATCATCTCCATAACTCCGACGCTGGCAGCCATCAGTGACAATTACAAAAGTAAACAACTAGGAAACCCTGaaactttttatacttttctctTATCTCAAACGGATGTCAGTTACTGTTTGCAGGTGGAGCTATCTATTTCATGAATAAACATCACAATGAAACCAAGTGagaacaaaccaaacaaaagtaCTGCGTCAAGGTTAAATGTCATAGcttaatatacttttttaaaactcattttacagtttatgaTCATTCTAAATTATGATTTAAGTTTGGGGGCGGTTTTATTCTTCTGAATTTTGCGAGATACGGCGTCGTCAGTTTTATCGGGAGCTGTTTTGGCTGTAGCTGTTTCACCTTGGTACTTCAACATGTCAAATGAGATAAACTCATATCATAAACCTTCCTACTGACATACAAGATTAAAGGTGGTGAAGCAAAAGAAGGaatgcaaaatatttaacaaaatccAAACGTGATTTTGAATTATTCTATAAATccataaaacaaaactgtttttagtaAGTTTTGATGCTTCTGTTTACAGATTAAACAACGAACACAATTTCACCTGTACATTTTTAGCCTCAAATAAGAAGGAGCAGCATGTTGGATTGTTTGgaatctttaatgttttttttttctattttcatcaaaaatagaatatttgcTCCATAATCTGGTGTGGCTTAAtactggttgtgcttattgacatccattgactttttttttttatagtacaGGACAGGACCCacacaaatgtgtcaaaatgttgtacACTGTAAGAACCGAAATGTTGgattaattttcaaaagttctgtaatttgttacatttaaaaatattattttttatcaaatcaaaaataatagtTCACAATTTGCTCATCTCAAATTTTGAATTTcataaaaactaacatttttaaatgtacaaatttacagaacttttattaattgatccaatatttccttttttacagtgtagttcAACTTGTGATACGCACTGTCCttcaactctttattttttccccctttacaAGTTTCTTACTTTAtggttactttttaacattcagaaacttctttttatttttctttaacaaaagggccacatgtggctcctgatctgctggttgcagagccctgatctaggttcacactggacgcagaagcacCGCGGTGTGGAGTGCGCGCGGCATCCGCGCTCTCACGCATTTTTCTGTGATGgttgacaggcgcttctgctagaactttttttttgtttttgccatcatgggtaaatgaATAACCTAACAATATTACCCATGTTTCTGCTTAggagaagcaagtagttagtagacctgcacttctttaatttatctgttgttgacacacagaagtgtgtgtgtgtgttgtgattgtgtgtttattttcatctctacagtctgtttagatacaaaaatatgatagcatttgtcaatcgctgtgtttttttgagaaaaataggttatattttgaaaataaaccagattttctcatgtattttgatggaacttcctgccaggattgacacAATATAGACCAGATGCCGAAATAATTCGCAGCACAGTGTGAACCTTctgcggaggaccgcggcgctccacgcctggtgtgaacaACACTGTAGGTTAACAAGGGCCAGCGTGGACCAGGCGCcaggtggtttaaccccccaatccaaccccttgatgctgagtgtcaaacagggtTTGAGTACTGgatcccatttttagtctttgataCGTCTCGGCCTGGacttgaactcacaaccttccaatcAAGTCTCAGTCTGTAGTGGTACAGTGGACACTCTTCCACTAGGTCACTGAGCTGGTATGGTTTACCATAAAGGTCATGTATGGGATTTAAGTTGTTCAAAATCATTTCAACTCCCAGTGCCCTAACTCCTGTCTGGGTAGTGAAGAGTCTAAAGTTCAGTCAGAGGGACGGTTATCTCCTCTGTGAGCTACAATCTGACATCAGACCTTGGGAGATTCGTCCTGTGAGGATGTTTGTGCTTTACAGCCTGAAAGGTCTAAAACAAAGTGCAGCTCATTATCCTGAGTGTTTTCATAGgctttagtttggaaaattcaccCAGAAAACTACCATTAATGAAAGTAAAACACTCATATTCTTAAatccattattttgttttcctggagCTTTCATAATTTAGAGACTCCTACTTCTTTGGTTTAAAGCAGTCCTTCCTCTGTTTCTTTTACCACGACAGTGATTTCCTTCaagactgcaaaaacaaactttatgacATAAAGATACGTTTTTACAAGCCGACTCCAGCAGAACAGTCTCATGTTTTATCAGACCTCAATGGACAACATTCAGCTCACAGAGACTCTATTCATCATAAATGATGATAGACCGAACTCTCCACAAACatataaaagccaaaattataTAACTGAAAGCATTTTCCAACAGAAGAATCTGATTTAGGAGCAGCTGCCATTTCTAGAGTAAAATTAGGCTTTTGGATGTGACATAGTATTTTGTTTTGACACCGTCTATCAAGGAAGATGGATGACCACGTCATAAGATGACACTAAACTGATAAAGAGACAAAATAATTCCAGTCTTTGGAAAGGAGAGACTACATTAAATGGGGACAATtcatctaataaaaaaaaaaaaaacatttctggagtTTTTGAACTCACATGAAGGTAATTTTACACAGATGTAATTCAAAATGATGACATATTAAACTGACTGaaaattttaagaattaaattCTCAAAAGGCATTAAAGACTCTCTGGACCAACATCCTTAAACCCACAAATTGTTGATTCTTAAGGACAGAAAGTAATTCAGATTCTACAAGATGATTGCAAACAATAAGTTCTGTAAATATTTCTAGAAGTTCAATATCAGGTGgcttaaatattttgtggaaTCAGGAGTAACTTGGTTGATAAAATAATTTGGCTTAAAACAACACTGGTGCACAAATTAGATGGGCCGCATGTCATACAAAAAGCACCAAGAAATTCTgtgatttgactttttaataGGATTCCTTCACAGTATTGAATGTACAAACAGAAACTACAGGACTGGTGCATGGAGTTCAGCAGCAGATGTTAGCTAAATGATCTAGATTTCCTTCCCCACGCTGGGTGCTGGGGTACAAATCTTGTTCGGATTGAGAGGTAACGTGGTTTACGGGGATATTTACGCAAGTCGCTTGGCCGCTTGGCTTTGTAAGCCGGCTTTCTTGGAGCCACTGATGTGAAAGGGCGTTCCCGGATCACTTTCGGCCCCCAGTGAGACTCAACGGAGCCGGGATGTTTGGGTCCTTCACGTTCAGTCTGGGGATGTTCAGGAGCAAAGGATGGACCCACTGACGCTGGATATTTGAACTTCACGGGTAAAGGAGCTGGTTTCATCTGATCCATTGGTTCCCACTGTGGGTAATTGGGCTCCACAGACCAGGAGACTGGTTTTGTGGGAACCGGTGGCTCCCTCATTGGGTAATCAGGTTCTGCAAGGACTGGGAATGGTTTAACGGGACGTGTTGTTCGTCCCAAAGCATAGTCAGGGTTTCTCGTTGAAATAATTGGTTTCTTGGGAGCAGCTGGACCCCATCTGGGGAAGGCTTGTTCAACAGGACGTCCATATCTATCTGGGCCAAAGGGAGTCAGATGCAGGCCTCCTCTATACTTTTCAGCTCCAGTATGTTGTGCTGTGGGGACAGGGGTGCATCAGTCATTTTtcccaaaacacacaattactGCATCACTTAAATACAAATACCATTTACATGATGTCTTCCAACGGCTAACAGAGACAACAGCAACAATCTAGAGGAAAAAGAACAACTCTAAGTTAGTACATGACTTAATACTTTTGACAAATTCATGCCAGCTTACCCAAAGAGCAGTCCCATACCACCACGATGAACCCAGCTGTCACCTTATTAGTCCGAAAACAGTGAAGAACTGAAGGGACTCAAACCATTTATCCCCTCCTGCTGTTGTTAAGTGGCTGCAAGTGTCATTCGTTGAAAGCAGGTGCAACTaattgttctaaaaatgaattttacaacactaaaagaaaaaaaacaatgttaaagagaatagtcaaatgttttcatgcTGCAAAGAGAACAGAGTGACATGAGAACTCACATCAAATGTCTTCTTCACATTCTCTGAGGATTCATGAATCAGAGATGATCAAAGACTCATTTAGGCAAGAGAGGCAAACACATAGCAGCGATAatctggatcaggtgtggaGTTCTGCTGCTTTAAGAAGGCTTTGGCCTCATTTTTCAATTAGCAGTCTCAGGTTGACACTACATGACCAGATGAGTCAAAGTTAAGGAAACAGCATCTTCACTACCATAATCCTGATCTTTGAAGATGTTGGCAGGGTGTTCAGGTTTGacaaaccaaatgaaaactTAAGTTGTAACCTCTTTTCACCAGAAACAAAGCCAGACAGAGATGCAGCCTTAATATAAGGTTGTTCTCACTTCAAAAATGGGTTAATTTCAATGAATTGTGAAGGgtaaaactttacttttcaaatacaaactttaacagaaatgatttattttaaactatgtGACATCTACTCAAATTAGAGTAGTTAAAGACAAAACTTGACTTTAGTTTCCTTAAGAGGACACAAAGCTGATGTCTACATTTTGGTGTTCACATAAACAATGATGCAAATTGACTGGAGGACTAAAATAGGACTCCCTTTGAAGGATTGAGTTTTCCACTGTCCACATCCAATCATGTCCAGGGAAAAACTTAACACTTTAAGATGTTTAAATGGTTCAAACTCAAGCTGTAGAAAACTGGAACTTTGGGTAGAAAATAAGGGAAAGTGTGCTTGTGAAGTTAACCTCTTGTGCCTAGATGGACATGCCTGAAAGAGCTAATCTGCTCTACAGTCTCCATAGTATCCACACAGTGGACTCCAGTACTCCACAAAGTCTACAATAGATTAACACATTtgtgtccatccatcttcttctcaTCTGGGACCAGGTCGTGGGAGGCACAAGttaagcaaagatgtccagacttccctgcccccggtcacttcctccagctcctctggggggaccccgaggtgttaccaggccagccgagagacagtCTCTCCactgtgtcctgggtcttccacCCAGGGAGACATCACCTCAGCTGGCTCTCTGGATATGCAGGAGCAAAGGCCCTTCActgagctctctctgggtgacaGAGCTTCTCACCTTATCTTTGAGAGTGCCAAGCCAACCTCCAGAGaaagctcatttcagctgcttggaGTTGGGATCTCATCCTTTCATTCACAACCACAGGGAAGCATTGGAATAAAGATCAACCGGTAAATTGAACTGGTTCATACTCTAACAGCAGACACCactccaatcttccctcacttgtgaacaagaccaAGATACTTGAACCCCTCTACTCACccagagggcaaactacctttctcagGTCAAGGGTCAAACACCTTCTCCATATTCACAAAACACTAATTGGTATCAATTAAAATcttgtagttttgttttatttaatagacCCATGCTTTGTTTAAATTGAAGCCAAAACTTGTTCAAACTTTACCAAGTTCTTTATTGGACAGGTCAGTAGAGCatctcaaacaaaaacaaagggcTACAGAGCAGCTTTTTCACTGGCATCTTGGGATCAACGACATCTTAGTGGTGTTGTGCTGAAGGCTTGTACACTGGCCATCTGACTTTTAAAGGGGGCCTTTTAGGCAAGTACCGTGGCTTCTTTGTGAAAGTAGGCACTTCTTGGCCCTCCGGCAAGTGGCCATGACTTTGAGGCACTGGCAGGTCAGCTTTGTGGCCATACTGCTGTTCTACGTGGGACATGAACTGATGTGGCTCGACTGGCTGGTATGAAGGATGGCCATGTGGAGGCAGTTGGTGGGTCTGATCAAATTCTGTTTGTGGT containing:
- the LOC112151062 gene encoding vegetative cell wall protein gp1 encodes the protein MAASVGVMEMIFGLLLLSLVAVGRNRVIAKETETEDETYREEEVDDSEKLPIQLDHLTEYLFDHLKRFPVRQKFQIGGLTDPAKPSGDGNFPSGNSAEPTVESNFQIKIPVSSMKQLLMNTNPKIFFQAPGGPTKPFALPNYLFENPSRPMNPMPMPVEPKYPIGGPVDQMKPMPMPMPVEPKYPIGGPVSPMRPNPFPMEPKYPIGGPVGPMKPMPMPVEPKYPIGGPIGQMKPMPMPVEPNYPIGGPVGPMKPMPMPVEPKYPIGGPVGPMKPMPVEPLYPIGGPVGQRNQNPFPMEPKYPNRGPVGPMPRPLPLQSDDTPAGPPYKDMDFMPSFQMPQASQSMSFDRTSYQEPMSDFYMWFCKIGDRLKEPQQVPQSQQQWRMPY